The Candidatus Thermokryptus mobilis sequence AGAACCGCTGAATTAAACCATCCACCTGTGACATCTGTTTTTGAGCTTTTATGTGTGCTTGGTTTTTCGCTTGCTCTTGCTTATGTGGTGATTGAGTACCTTACGAAAATTAAAAACACCGGCTTTTTCGCCCTTGTGATTTCGTCCCTGTTTGTTCTTGTGGCATCGCTTTTTTCAAGGGACATTTATGGTTTTGAATATGATGTTTTGAAAAATGAATTGCTCGCTTTCCATGTTACCTTTGCACTTGTTGGATATTCAGCCTTTGCTTTATCGGCGATATATGGATTGCTTTATATAATGCTTTATCACAAATTGAGGACGAAGACATTTGACACAGTTTATAAAAATCTTCCAAACCTTGAAATGATTGAATCAATGCTTCATAAATCAACCTTGGTTGGTTTTGTGGCTTTGACATTTGTGATAATTTTTGGTTTCATTTGGTTGCCGAAAGCGTTTAAGGATTTTTCATATACGGACGCAAAACTTGTTGGGACATTCATAATCTGGCT is a genomic window containing:
- a CDS encoding cytochrome C assembly family protein, yielding MFVILKIFKVVLPLLYIATSWLYGRAFFKDDLFAKKYKTKFLVFTLIFHFVYLILRTAELNHPPVTSVFELLCVLGFSLALAYVVIEYLTKIKNTGFFALVISSLFVLVASLFSRDIYGFEYDVLKNELLAFHVTFALVGYSAFALSAIYGLLYIMLYHKLRTKTFDTVYKNLPNLEMIESMLHKSTLVGFVALTFVIIFGFIWLPKAFKDFSYTDAKLVGTFIIWLIYAVGLGVIGVVNLTGKRVAVMSIIGFILVFILMAFANSLSGFHRFY